Proteins from a genomic interval of Mycobacterium conspicuum:
- a CDS encoding virulence factor Mce family protein — protein MRENLRGVAARLGVFLTVCLLTTFLLAAVFGQVRFDQGKGYYAEFTNVSNLREGKLVRIAGVEVGKVKTISINTDATVRVEFTADNSVTLTEGTRAVIRYDNLFGDRYLALEEGAGGLKILAPGQTIPLARTQPALDLDALIGGFKPLFRALNPEQVNALSEQLLQAFQGQGPTIGSFLEQAATVTNTLADRDQLIGQVVNNLNVVLGSLGGQSDRLDKAVMSLSQLIHGLAERKSDISNAVAYTNAAAGSVADLLSQAREPFAKVVREADRVAGIAVADHDYLDNLLNTLPDKYRALQRQGMYGDFFAFYLCDVVLKVNGKGGQPVYIKVAGQPSGRCTPK, from the coding sequence ATGCGGGAGAATTTGAGAGGCGTCGCGGCGCGCCTCGGCGTCTTCCTGACGGTCTGCCTGCTGACCACGTTCTTACTGGCTGCCGTTTTCGGTCAGGTTCGATTCGACCAAGGCAAGGGCTATTACGCCGAGTTCACCAACGTGTCGAACCTGCGAGAGGGCAAGTTGGTCCGGATCGCCGGGGTGGAGGTGGGCAAGGTCAAGACGATCTCTATCAATACCGACGCGACGGTGCGTGTCGAGTTCACCGCCGACAATTCGGTGACTCTCACCGAGGGTACCCGCGCGGTGATCCGCTACGACAACCTATTCGGCGATCGCTACCTGGCGCTCGAAGAAGGAGCCGGGGGGCTGAAAATACTGGCTCCAGGTCAAACGATTCCGTTGGCGCGCACCCAACCCGCGCTCGATCTGGATGCGCTGATCGGCGGGTTCAAGCCGCTGTTTCGCGCGCTCAACCCAGAACAGGTCAACGCGCTCAGTGAGCAACTGCTGCAGGCGTTTCAGGGACAGGGCCCCACGATCGGTTCGTTTCTAGAGCAGGCGGCGACGGTGACGAACACGTTGGCCGACCGCGACCAGCTGATCGGGCAGGTGGTCAACAACCTGAACGTGGTGCTGGGCTCGCTCGGCGGGCAAAGCGATCGCCTGGACAAGGCGGTGATGTCGCTGTCGCAGCTGATTCACGGTCTGGCAGAACGCAAAAGCGATATCTCCAACGCGGTGGCCTACACCAACGCCGCAGCCGGTTCCGTCGCCGACCTGTTGTCACAGGCCCGGGAGCCGTTCGCCAAAGTGGTTCGCGAGGCCGACCGGGTCGCCGGCATCGCCGTGGCCGACCATGACTATCTCGACAATCTGCTCAACACACTGCCGGACAAATACCGCGCGCTGCAGCGCCAAGGCATGTATGGCGATTTCTTCGCCTTCTACCTCTGCGACGTCGTGCTCAAGGTCAACGGCAAAGGCGGACAGCCGGTGTATATCAAGGTGGCCGGTCAGCCCTCGGGGCGGTGCACGCCGAAATGA
- a CDS encoding virulence factor Mce family protein, with protein sequence MKSFAERNRLVVGAVGMVAVAGLVVGGLQYQKLPFFDRGNDVSAYFADAGGLRADNTVEVSGYPVGKVSSIELDERGVLVKFKVNNNIRLGSRTEAAIKTKGLLGSKFLDVTPRGEGQLKGPIPIDRTMSPYQLPDALGDLATTISGLNTNQLSDSLGTLAQTFADTPADFSNAIRGVARLAQTLDRRDAQLRSLLDNAAKATGVLAKRTDQIVGLVRDTNALLAQLRTQSAALDQIWSNISSVSRQLQGFIAENRQQLRPALDKLNGVLTIVENRKERLQQAIPLLNNYVMSLGESLSSGPFFKAYVVNLLPGQFVQPFISAAFSDLGLDPATLLPSQLTDPPTGQPGTPALPMPYPRTGQGGEPQLNLPDSITGNPGDPRYPYRQPPPAPPPGGPPPGPPAPPPPGLASIPEPTPSPVYVPAPGEVAPTRQPGGHP encoded by the coding sequence ATGAAATCATTTGCCGAACGCAACCGCCTGGTCGTCGGGGCCGTCGGCATGGTGGCGGTCGCCGGACTTGTGGTGGGCGGCCTGCAATATCAGAAGCTGCCCTTCTTCGATCGGGGCAACGACGTCTCGGCCTATTTCGCCGACGCGGGCGGGTTGCGGGCCGACAACACCGTCGAGGTCTCCGGCTATCCGGTCGGAAAAGTCTCCAGCATAGAACTCGACGAGCGCGGGGTTCTGGTGAAGTTCAAGGTAAACAACAACATTCGGCTCGGAAGTCGCACCGAAGCGGCGATCAAGACCAAAGGCCTCCTGGGTAGCAAATTTCTCGATGTCACTCCGCGCGGGGAGGGTCAGCTCAAAGGCCCCATCCCGATCGATAGAACGATGTCGCCCTACCAACTGCCCGACGCCCTTGGCGACTTGGCCACCACGATCAGCGGGCTGAACACCAACCAGCTGTCCGACTCGCTGGGCACCCTGGCCCAAACCTTCGCCGATACACCGGCGGATTTCAGCAACGCGATAAGGGGAGTCGCCCGGCTCGCGCAAACACTCGATAGGCGCGACGCCCAACTGCGCAGCCTGCTCGACAACGCGGCTAAGGCGACCGGGGTTCTGGCCAAGCGCACCGACCAAATCGTCGGGCTGGTGCGCGACACCAACGCGCTGCTGGCGCAGCTGCGAACGCAAAGCGCCGCGCTGGATCAGATCTGGTCGAATATCTCGTCGGTGTCACGGCAGTTGCAAGGCTTCATCGCCGAGAACCGACAGCAGCTGAGGCCGGCGCTGGACAAGCTCAACGGCGTGCTGACGATCGTCGAAAACCGCAAAGAGCGTCTGCAGCAAGCTATCCCACTGCTCAACAACTACGTCATGTCGCTGGGCGAGTCTCTTTCGTCCGGCCCGTTCTTCAAGGCCTACGTGGTGAATCTGCTGCCCGGGCAGTTCGTCCAACCGTTCATCAGCGCCGCATTCTCCGACCTCGGATTGGACCCGGCCACATTGCTGCCGTCCCAACTCACCGACCCGCCGACCGGCCAGCCGGGCACCCCGGCGCTGCCGATGCCGTACCCGCGGACCGGTCAGGGCGGCGAGCCGCAGCTTAACCTGCCCGACTCGATCACCGGTAACCCCGGCGATCCGCGCTATCCCTATCGGCAACCCCCGCCGGCCCCGCCGCCCGGCGGCCCGCCGCCCGGACCACCCGCGCCACCGCCGCCCGGCCTGGCCTCAATACCAGAGCCCACACCTTCGCCGGTGTATGTGCCGGCCCCCGGTGAAGTTGCGCCCACGCGGCAGCCCGGAGGCCATCCGTGA
- a CDS encoding virulence factor Mce family protein encodes MTRTLRRARSVLATTLALVLGAGVLVAMRTAGEAARTTVVAYFDNSNGVFAGDDVLIRGVPVGKILAIEPQPLRSKISFWIDRKYKVPANAKAAILSPQLVTGRAIQLTPPYSGGATMSDGAIIPQDHTAVPVEWDDLRTQLQRLTELLKPTQPGGISTLGALINTAADNLRGQGPTIRNTIIKLSQTISALGDHSNDIFSTVKNLSTLVTALHDSADLLEQLNHNLAAVSAVLADDPNKVAQAAEAVNAVVADVQSFAADHREAIGAASDKLTSITKVLVDSLDDIKQTLHIGPTVLQNFNNIFEPANGSLTGALAGTNMNNPIAFLCGAIQAASRLGGEQAAKLCVQYLAPIVKNRQYNFPPLGENLFVGAQARPNEVTYSEDWMRPDFVPPADSPAGPPAPASAPVTTDPAAGLRGIMMPPGGGS; translated from the coding sequence GTGACAAGGACGCTGCGACGTGCCCGCTCCGTATTGGCAACCACCCTCGCCTTGGTGCTCGGGGCGGGCGTACTCGTCGCGATGCGAACCGCGGGGGAGGCCGCCCGAACAACCGTGGTCGCCTACTTCGACAACAGCAACGGCGTTTTCGCCGGCGACGACGTCCTCATCAGGGGCGTACCGGTAGGCAAAATCCTCGCTATTGAACCGCAACCGCTGCGATCCAAGATTTCGTTCTGGATCGACCGTAAATACAAGGTTCCCGCTAACGCCAAGGCCGCGATCCTGTCACCCCAACTTGTGACGGGCCGCGCCATCCAGCTGACGCCGCCCTACAGCGGCGGAGCCACCATGAGCGACGGCGCGATCATCCCGCAGGACCACACCGCGGTCCCCGTCGAATGGGATGACCTGCGGACACAACTGCAGCGACTTACCGAATTGCTGAAGCCCACCCAACCGGGCGGCATCAGCACACTGGGTGCGTTGATCAACACGGCCGCCGACAACCTCCGCGGGCAAGGACCGACGATCCGCAACACCATAATCAAACTGTCACAGACGATCTCGGCGCTCGGCGACCACAGCAACGACATCTTCAGCACGGTGAAGAACCTCTCGACGCTGGTGACGGCACTACATGACAGCGCAGATCTGCTCGAGCAGCTCAACCACAATCTGGCCGCCGTGTCGGCGGTGCTTGCCGACGACCCGAACAAGGTCGCTCAGGCGGCCGAAGCCGTCAACGCGGTCGTGGCCGATGTCCAGAGCTTCGCCGCCGACCACAGGGAGGCGATCGGCGCCGCGTCCGACAAGCTCACGTCGATCACCAAGGTGCTGGTCGACAGCCTCGACGACATCAAGCAGACGCTGCACATCGGCCCCACCGTGTTGCAGAACTTCAACAACATCTTCGAACCGGCCAACGGTTCGCTGACCGGCGCGCTTGCCGGCACCAACATGAACAACCCAATCGCCTTCCTGTGCGGGGCAATTCAGGCCGCCTCCCGCCTGGGCGGCGAACAAGCGGCGAAGCTCTGCGTGCAATACCTGGCACCGATTGTCAAGAACCGCCAATACAACTTCCCCCCACTGGGCGAGAACCTCTTCGTCGGAGCGCAAGCCAGGCCCAACGAGGTCACCTACAGCGAGGACTGGATGCGACCCGACTTCGTGCCGCCCGCGGATTCCCCGGCGGGTCCGCCCGCACCCGCAAGCGCGCCGGTAACTACGGACCCCGCAGCCGGCCTACGCGGCATCATGATGCCGCCGGGAGGCGGCTCGTGA
- a CDS encoding virulence factor Mce family protein, translating to MLLIVVTIVGVAGISGCGWRGLNSLPLPGTQGNGPGSYLIQAQMPDVNNIQPNSRVRVADVTVGHVTKIERQGWHALVTMRLNGNVNLPANASAKIGTTSLLGSYHIELAPPKGEAPQGKLRDGSLIPLSRGGAYPSTEQTLAALSLVLNGGGLGQIQDITEALSTAFRGREQDLRSLITQLDKFTASLNNQQDDIIAAADSLNRLVEKFATQQPILDRALATVPDALAVLNEQRHNLVEAADQLSKFSALTADSINKTKQNLVSELNQIGPVLESLANAGPALTRSLSLLATFPFPNETFENFQRGDYANLTAIVDLTLSRIDQGLFTGTRWECHLTQLELQWGRTIGQFPSPCTAGYRGTPGNPLTVPYHWDQGH from the coding sequence GTGCTGCTGATCGTGGTGACGATCGTTGGCGTGGCGGGGATCTCGGGCTGCGGATGGCGGGGGCTGAATTCCCTGCCCCTGCCGGGCACGCAGGGCAACGGGCCCGGCTCGTATCTGATCCAGGCGCAGATGCCCGACGTCAACAACATCCAGCCGAATTCGCGGGTGCGCGTTGCCGACGTCACGGTCGGCCACGTGACGAAGATCGAACGTCAGGGCTGGCACGCGCTGGTGACCATGCGGCTCAACGGCAACGTCAACCTGCCCGCCAACGCGAGCGCCAAGATCGGCACCACCAGCCTGCTGGGCTCCTACCACATCGAGCTAGCGCCGCCGAAAGGCGAAGCGCCGCAAGGCAAGCTGCGCGACGGTTCGCTCATTCCGCTGTCGCGCGGCGGCGCCTACCCAAGCACCGAACAGACACTCGCGGCGCTGTCGTTGGTGCTCAACGGCGGTGGACTGGGCCAGATACAAGACATCACCGAGGCGTTGAGCACCGCGTTTCGGGGCCGCGAGCAAGACCTGCGCAGCCTGATCACGCAGCTCGACAAGTTCACCGCGTCACTCAACAACCAACAGGATGACATCATCGCGGCCGCCGACAGCCTGAACCGCCTCGTCGAAAAGTTCGCCACCCAGCAACCCATCCTCGATCGAGCACTGGCCACCGTGCCCGACGCGCTCGCGGTGCTCAACGAGCAGCGGCACAACCTCGTCGAGGCGGCCGACCAACTGAGCAAGTTCAGCGCGCTGACCGCGGACTCAATCAACAAGACCAAACAGAACCTGGTCAGCGAACTCAACCAAATCGGACCGGTGCTCGAGTCGCTCGCCAACGCCGGTCCCGCCCTGACGCGCTCACTGTCGCTGCTGGCCACATTCCCGTTTCCGAACGAGACGTTCGAAAATTTCCAACGCGGCGACTATGCCAATCTGACCGCGATCGTCGACCTCACGCTCAGCCGAATCGATCAGGGCCTGTTCACCGGCACCCGGTGGGAGTGCCATCTGACCCAGCTCGAATTGCAGTGGGGCCGCACCATCGGCCAGTTCCCGAGCCCGTGCACGGCAGGGTACCGCGGCACCCCGGGCAATCCGCTGACCGTGCCCTACCACTGGGACCAGGGGCACTAG
- a CDS encoding MCE family protein translates to MNIGRRVIIQLTIFAVIAVGVLALTFLHFVKLPAMLFGVGRYTVTMQLPQSGGLYSTGNVTYRGFEVGRVESVRLTDTGVEAVLSLKSGIQIPADLKAEVHSQTAIGETYVELLPRNPAAPPLKDGDVIPLADTSVPPDINTLLGATNTALAAIPHDNLKTVIDESYTAVGGLGPELSRLIMGSSNLAIDARKNLDPLVALIDQAQPVLDSQSQTSDAIAGWASHLSTVTAELRTHDEALAGVIDGGGPALGEATKLVDRLQSTLPILLANLASVGQVALTYQGDIEQLLVAFPMAINAEQAGILANVNTKQAYRGQYLSFNLNLNLPPPCTTGFLPAQQQRVATFEDHPNRPAGNLYCRVPQDSQLNVRGARNIPCETVPGKRAPTVKLCESAEQYVPLNDGYNWKGDPNATLSGQGIPQLPPGSAPSAAAAPPLPIAAAEYDPATGTYIGPDGHQYTRSDLAQTAPKDKTWQTMLLPPGG, encoded by the coding sequence ATGAATATCGGGCGACGAGTGATCATCCAACTCACCATCTTCGCTGTGATCGCGGTTGGCGTGCTGGCCCTCACGTTTCTGCACTTCGTGAAGCTCCCGGCCATGCTGTTCGGAGTCGGCCGCTACACCGTGACGATGCAGCTGCCGCAAAGCGGCGGCCTGTACAGCACAGGCAACGTCACCTATCGCGGCTTCGAGGTGGGCCGGGTGGAATCGGTGCGCCTCACCGACACCGGCGTCGAAGCCGTGCTGTCACTGAAGTCAGGCATTCAAATCCCGGCGGACCTCAAGGCCGAGGTGCACAGCCAAACGGCGATCGGCGAAACGTACGTAGAGTTGTTGCCGCGCAACCCCGCAGCGCCACCGCTGAAGGACGGCGATGTCATCCCGCTCGCCGACACCTCGGTGCCGCCCGACATCAACACCCTGCTCGGTGCCACCAACACGGCTTTGGCGGCAATACCTCACGACAACCTGAAGACCGTGATCGACGAGTCCTACACCGCGGTGGGCGGGCTCGGCCCCGAGCTTTCACGGCTGATCATGGGTTCGTCCAACCTCGCGATCGACGCCCGCAAGAACCTCGACCCACTGGTCGCGCTGATCGACCAAGCACAACCGGTACTCGATTCGCAGAGTCAGACGTCGGATGCCATTGCCGGGTGGGCATCACACCTGTCCACGGTCACCGCGGAGTTGCGGACCCACGACGAGGCCCTCGCTGGAGTCATCGACGGGGGCGGCCCGGCGCTGGGCGAGGCAACCAAACTCGTCGACCGGTTACAATCCACTTTGCCGATCCTGCTGGCCAACCTCGCCAGCGTCGGTCAAGTCGCGCTCACCTACCAGGGCGACATCGAGCAGTTGCTGGTGGCGTTCCCGATGGCCATCAACGCCGAGCAGGCCGGCATCCTCGCCAATGTCAACACCAAGCAGGCATACCGCGGTCAGTATCTGAGCTTTAACCTCAACCTCAACCTGCCGCCGCCGTGCACCACCGGGTTCCTGCCGGCCCAACAGCAGCGCGTCGCCACCTTTGAGGACCACCCGAACCGCCCGGCCGGCAACTTGTACTGCAGGGTGCCTCAGGACTCGCAGCTCAACGTGCGCGGCGCGCGCAACATTCCCTGCGAAACCGTGCCCGGCAAGCGCGCGCCCACCGTGAAGCTGTGTGAAAGCGCCGAACAGTACGTGCCGCTCAACGACGGCTACAACTGGAAGGGCGACCCCAACGCCACACTGTCCGGGCAAGGCATCCCGCAGTTGCCGCCCGGATCAGCACCATCCGCAGCGGCAGCGCCGCCGCTGCCCATTGCCGCGGCCGAATACGACCCCGCTACCGGCACCTACATCGGACCCGACGGCCATCAGTACACCCGATCCGACCTGGCCCAAACCGCGCCGAAAGACAAGACATGGCAAACAATGCTGCTGCCGCCGGGCGGCTGA
- a CDS encoding mammalian cell entry protein, with protein MSVQTDCDAAGAEDAQQVQTTEPEKPTPGPRAAIVAGVAVATSLAMLLSWQGFRVHQAQRAQAESSHYLQAARQGALNLTTIDWQHADADVRRILDGATGEFYDDFAKRSQPFIDVVKQAKSTTVGTITEAGLESETPGAAQALVAVSVRTSTSGEADPVPRAWRMRISVQKVGDQVKVSNVGFVP; from the coding sequence ATGTCAGTGCAAACCGATTGCGACGCAGCTGGCGCAGAGGATGCTCAGCAAGTCCAGACAACGGAACCGGAAAAGCCAACACCAGGACCGCGGGCAGCGATAGTTGCCGGCGTTGCTGTCGCCACTTCTTTGGCTATGTTGTTGTCCTGGCAGGGCTTTCGTGTCCATCAGGCACAGCGCGCGCAGGCCGAGAGCAGCCATTACCTACAGGCGGCCAGGCAGGGCGCACTGAACCTGACGACCATCGACTGGCAACACGCGGACGCCGATGTGCGCCGCATTCTGGACGGGGCCACGGGCGAGTTCTACGACGACTTCGCCAAGCGGTCACAACCGTTCATCGACGTGGTCAAGCAGGCCAAGTCGACCACCGTCGGCACGATCACCGAGGCGGGGCTCGAGTCCGAGACCCCCGGCGCGGCACAGGCATTGGTGGCAGTCTCCGTGCGCACCTCCACCTCGGGGGAAGCCGACCCGGTTCCGCGGGCGTGGCGGATGCGGATCAGCGTTCAGAAGGTCGGCGATCAGGTCAAGGTGTCCAACGTCGGATTCGTGCCATGA
- a CDS encoding DUF732 domain-containing protein, giving the protein MRRPTFHDTADTPLLAAVFVFALTVGLATAAAPTASAEVVAYLVNVMVRPGYNFANAEAALDYGHGICDKVFRGRSYTQVMGDVKADFNTVDEFQASYLISQAVNELCPALIWQLRNSAAHYRPPAPPGRMTGPMEGN; this is encoded by the coding sequence ATGCGGCGGCCGACATTCCATGACACAGCTGACACGCCACTGCTGGCCGCGGTTTTCGTGTTTGCATTGACGGTGGGCCTCGCGACGGCGGCGGCGCCGACGGCGTCCGCCGAGGTGGTGGCCTATCTGGTCAACGTGATGGTGCGGCCCGGCTACAACTTCGCCAACGCGGAAGCCGCCCTGGACTATGGACATGGCATCTGCGACAAGGTATTTCGGGGCCGCAGCTATACGCAGGTCATGGGCGACGTCAAGGCCGACTTCAACACCGTCGACGAATTCCAGGCGTCCTATCTGATCAGCCAGGCCGTCAACGAACTCTGCCCCGCACTGATCTGGCAGCTGCGCAACTCGGCGGCCCACTACCGGCCACCGGCACCCCCCGGGCGGATGACCGGGCCGATGGAAGGAAACTGA
- a CDS encoding CAP domain-containing protein yields the protein MAALSAWSALTVAAGLGAPPARADNTRLNNGVVANVYTVQHQAGCVNDVKINPQLRLAAQWHTLDLLNNRNLDADIGSDGSTPQDRAHAAGFHGNVAETVAINPAVAISGIELINQWYNNPTTFAIMSNCANTQIGVWSENSPDRTVVVAVYGQPERPSPAPENIPIGPSPDYDASDEIEYGVNWLPWILRGVYPPPAIPPQ from the coding sequence ATGGCCGCCCTGTCTGCCTGGTCCGCCCTGACCGTGGCCGCCGGGTTGGGCGCGCCGCCTGCACGGGCGGATAACACGCGGCTCAACAACGGCGTGGTCGCCAATGTCTACACCGTCCAGCACCAAGCCGGCTGCGTCAACGACGTCAAGATCAATCCACAATTGCGGCTCGCCGCCCAATGGCACACCCTCGACCTGCTGAACAACCGAAACCTCGACGCCGACATCGGATCTGACGGATCCACCCCGCAAGACCGCGCACATGCCGCCGGCTTCCACGGCAACGTCGCCGAAACCGTGGCGATCAACCCCGCGGTTGCAATCAGCGGCATCGAGTTGATCAACCAGTGGTACAACAATCCAACGACCTTCGCGATCATGTCCAACTGCGCCAACACGCAAATCGGCGTGTGGTCGGAAAACAGCCCGGATCGCACCGTCGTGGTGGCCGTGTACGGTCAGCCCGAGCGACCTAGCCCGGCGCCGGAAAACATTCCGATTGGCCCCAGCCCCGACTACGACGCCAGCGACGAAATCGAATACGGCGTCAACTGGCTCCCCTGGATTTTGCGCGGGGTGTATCCACCGCCGGCCATCCCCCCGCAATAG
- a CDS encoding NAD(P)H-dependent flavin oxidoreductase, whose amino-acid sequence MNATTPSNRLCALAQIDIPIVQAPMTYIAGAQLAAAVSNAGALGIIETTSDEGRADLRRVRDLTDGSVGANIALLFNRDPGMVDLLVANGIRFVTTSAGDPALFTARLHDAGITVFHVVGTLAAAKKAVDAGVDGLVVEGVEGGGFKNRFGASTMVLLPLVAAHVDVPIVAAGGICDARSMAAAFVLGAEGVQMGTRLLASSDSPVHGNLKEAVVRADETGTVLLPLDGKRMMRVIRTAAAEKLDAQASFEAGGAALQRVQRLYFDGDMDASVANTGQVAGRIEDLPPAADIIKQMWAGCREVLAATADRLGPAR is encoded by the coding sequence ATGAACGCGACCACACCGTCCAACCGGCTCTGCGCGCTCGCCCAGATTGACATCCCGATCGTTCAGGCGCCGATGACGTACATCGCCGGGGCGCAGTTGGCCGCCGCGGTGTCCAACGCCGGCGCGCTGGGCATCATCGAGACCACCTCCGATGAGGGCCGTGCCGACCTTCGCCGGGTCCGCGACCTTACCGACGGCTCGGTCGGAGCCAACATCGCGCTGCTGTTCAACCGCGACCCCGGCATGGTGGATCTCCTCGTTGCCAACGGGATTCGCTTCGTCACCACTTCGGCGGGCGACCCGGCGCTGTTTACCGCGCGCCTGCACGACGCCGGCATCACCGTGTTCCATGTGGTGGGGACCCTGGCCGCGGCCAAGAAGGCGGTCGACGCCGGCGTGGACGGCCTTGTCGTGGAGGGTGTCGAAGGCGGCGGGTTCAAGAATCGGTTCGGGGCCTCGACCATGGTGCTGCTTCCGTTGGTGGCGGCCCATGTCGACGTGCCGATCGTGGCGGCCGGCGGGATCTGCGACGCCCGGTCGATGGCCGCGGCGTTCGTCCTCGGCGCCGAGGGCGTGCAGATGGGCACGCGGTTGCTCGCGTCGTCGGACTCGCCGGTGCATGGCAATCTGAAGGAAGCCGTCGTGCGTGCGGACGAGACCGGCACCGTGCTCCTCCCCCTCGACGGCAAGCGAATGATGCGGGTGATCAGGACGGCCGCCGCCGAAAAGCTGGACGCCCAAGCCTCTTTCGAGGCAGGCGGTGCCGCGCTGCAGCGTGTTCAGCGGCTCTACTTCGACGGCGACATGGACGCCAGCGTCGCGAATACCGGTCAGGTCGCCGGACGGATCGAAGACCTTCCGCCGGCGGCGGACATCATCAAGCAGATGTGGGCTGGGTGTCGAGAGGTGTTGGCCGCGACGGCGGATCGGCTGGGGCCGGCTCGGTAA
- a CDS encoding NYN domain-containing protein → MRWIVDGMNVIGTRPDGWWKDRRAAMIALVEKLDRWAAAEGDQVTVVFERPPSQAIRTTRIEVTHAPRAAANSADDEIVRLVHADDRSHEIRVVTSDKGLAERVRNLGASVYPADRFRELVDPREVK, encoded by the coding sequence GTGCGCTGGATCGTCGACGGCATGAACGTCATCGGAACGCGCCCGGACGGTTGGTGGAAAGATCGTCGCGCTGCGATGATCGCGTTGGTCGAAAAGCTCGACCGGTGGGCTGCGGCGGAGGGCGACCAGGTGACGGTGGTGTTCGAGCGCCCGCCCTCGCAGGCCATCCGGACAACGCGGATCGAGGTAACGCATGCCCCCAGGGCGGCAGCCAATTCGGCCGACGACGAAATCGTTCGGCTGGTCCACGCCGACGACCGCTCGCACGAAATCCGCGTCGTGACATCCGACAAGGGGTTGGCCGAGCGGGTCCGAAACCTGGGTGCATCCGTCTACCCTGCCGATCGCTTTCGTGAACTCGTCGACCCCCGTGAGGTGAAATGA
- a CDS encoding alpha/beta fold hydrolase, translated as MAGAINFVDANGLRFAYLEEGTGPLVLLLHGFPDTAHTWDELRPAIAAKGYRAVSPFMRGYSPSGIPARDTDQETLARDALALIEALGASQAIVIGHDFGAGAAYGAAALGPDLVKKLLVLAIPHPAALKPTPAKLWGVRHFAVYKLPGAAKRFARNDFAALPAICRRWSPTWNPDPAEFDAVRATFSDPASLDAAFGYYRKLSPIPSASLRARITVPTVVFAGLDDPVAEPSDYRGAARMFENEYIVEEVPGGHFMHREHPEMFAERLLTHL; from the coding sequence GATGCCAACGGGCTGAGATTCGCCTATCTCGAGGAGGGCACCGGGCCCCTGGTGCTGCTGCTGCATGGCTTTCCGGACACCGCACACACGTGGGACGAGCTGCGCCCGGCCATCGCCGCCAAGGGGTATCGGGCGGTGAGCCCGTTTATGCGCGGCTACTCCCCCAGCGGCATCCCGGCGCGCGACACCGATCAGGAGACCTTGGCGCGCGACGCGCTCGCGTTGATCGAAGCGCTCGGCGCCAGTCAGGCGATCGTCATCGGACATGACTTCGGTGCCGGCGCCGCGTACGGTGCGGCCGCGCTCGGACCGGATCTCGTGAAAAAGCTTCTCGTTCTTGCCATTCCGCACCCGGCGGCACTCAAACCGACGCCCGCGAAGCTGTGGGGCGTGCGCCACTTCGCGGTCTACAAGCTGCCGGGTGCGGCGAAACGCTTTGCGCGCAACGACTTCGCCGCGCTGCCCGCCATTTGTCGACGCTGGTCGCCGACGTGGAATCCCGATCCCGCGGAGTTCGACGCGGTGCGTGCGACGTTTTCCGACCCGGCCAGCTTGGACGCGGCGTTCGGGTACTACCGAAAGCTCTCCCCCATACCCAGCGCGTCATTGCGCGCGCGGATCACGGTCCCGACGGTGGTCTTCGCCGGCCTCGATGATCCGGTCGCGGAGCCCTCGGACTACCGGGGCGCCGCCCGGATGTTCGAGAACGAGTACATCGTCGAGGAAGTCCCGGGCGGGCATTTCATGCATCGCGAGCATCCAGAAATGTTCGCCGAGCGGCTCCTGACCCACCTGTGA